In Cycloclasticus sp., a single genomic region encodes these proteins:
- a CDS encoding alpha-L-glutamate ligase-like protein codes for MKWATPSQLRRQGILGMNSRNIDYIGRGNDRRLYPLVDNKLKTKKAAIQLGMSVPKLIGVVEIQHEVQLLEELLHGSKKFVIKPAQGSGGKGILVIIDRQGDNFIKTTGATLSFQDVRRHTSNILSGLYSLGGRPDVAMIEDMIDFDPILSNYSYEGVPDIRVIIYHGYPVMAMMRCSTHASDGKANLHQGAVGVGIDIANGHSLYAVQNDIKVETHPDTGCHFHELKLPRWNEVLQLASACYEMTKLGYFGADIVLDKKNGPVILELNARPGLTIQIANQAGLQKRLKQIDRMKTIKQPINDRIRLAQQLFGTQQT; via the coding sequence ATGAAGTGGGCAACGCCTAGCCAATTACGCCGGCAAGGCATTCTTGGTATGAACAGTCGCAATATCGATTATATTGGCCGCGGCAATGATCGACGACTTTATCCGCTGGTTGATAATAAATTAAAAACCAAAAAGGCAGCAATACAGCTGGGCATGTCCGTTCCCAAGTTGATTGGCGTGGTAGAAATTCAACACGAAGTACAACTTCTTGAAGAGCTGCTTCATGGGAGTAAAAAGTTTGTTATTAAACCCGCTCAAGGCAGTGGCGGAAAAGGCATTTTGGTTATCATTGATCGACAAGGCGATAACTTTATAAAAACCACCGGGGCAACCTTAAGCTTTCAGGACGTTAGGCGACATACCTCTAACATCCTCAGCGGCCTATACAGCTTGGGTGGCCGCCCAGATGTGGCGATGATTGAAGATATGATCGATTTCGACCCCATACTCAGCAACTATAGTTATGAAGGCGTGCCCGATATTAGAGTTATTATTTACCACGGGTATCCAGTGATGGCGATGATGCGATGTTCGACCCATGCCTCCGATGGCAAAGCTAATTTACATCAGGGTGCTGTCGGCGTAGGTATTGATATCGCCAATGGACATAGTCTTTATGCGGTTCAAAACGACATTAAAGTTGAAACACACCCCGATACGGGCTGTCATTTTCATGAACTAAAACTACCCCGCTGGAATGAAGTACTTCAACTCGCTTCCGCTTGTTATGAAATGACAAAGCTCGGTTATTTTGGCGCCGATATTGTTTTAGATAAAAAAAACGGGCCCGTCATTCTAGAACTAAATGCCCGCCCAGGGCTCACCATTCAAATTGCTAACCAAGCCGGGCTACAAAAGCGTTTAAAACAAATTGACCGCATGAAGACCATCAAACAACCCATAAATGATCGAATCCGCTTAGCACAACAGCTGTTCGGCACGCAACAAACTTAG
- a CDS encoding DUF1244 domain-containing protein, whose protein sequence is MDKQTQLEIEAASFRRILQHFQTHTDVQNIDLMNLADFCRNCFSKWYMAEAKERGVDIDYDAAREVVYGMPFSEWKSQYQKPATSEQLAEFEEGEKRRKGNQ, encoded by the coding sequence ATGGATAAACAGACACAATTAGAAATAGAAGCGGCCTCCTTTAGGCGAATTCTGCAACATTTTCAAACTCATACTGATGTGCAAAATATCGATCTTATGAATTTAGCCGATTTTTGCCGTAATTGCTTTTCAAAATGGTATATGGCAGAAGCCAAAGAACGTGGTGTGGATATTGATTATGATGCCGCGCGAGAAGTGGTTTATGGCATGCCTTTTTCAGAATGGAAGAGTCAATACCAAAAACCAGCAACGTCAGAACAGTTAGCGGAGTTTGAAGAGGGAGAAAAGAGGCGTAAGGGGAATCAATAA
- the zapE gene encoding cell division protein ZapE, whose product MSPLERYLADQAQNGFIKDDAQKQVIQRLNDLYIKLQEPIAQPVESKGFFSKFKSQPKPAMNAPKGLYLWGGVGQGKTYLMDIFYDALPFKEKQRTHFHRFMQKVHHQLAEITNVEDPLQIVADKIARECRVLCFDEFFVSDITDAMLLGRLFEALFKRGICLVATSNIEPDGLYKGGLQRARFLPAIAALKAHCDVLKLDSGTDYRLRELEQAEIYHWPLDKQADKVLTELFDHLSANDVEPESSLEIEGRNVQVKHCAEGVVWFDYKAICDIPRGSADYIEISRCFHTVLVSNVVVMNDMSNDLASRFVNLVDEMYDHNVKLVMSAEVSAEKLYQGKKLAFQFERTVSRLLEMQSHDYLERPHLP is encoded by the coding sequence ATGAGTCCATTAGAGCGCTATTTGGCGGATCAAGCGCAAAACGGTTTTATTAAGGATGATGCGCAAAAACAGGTTATTCAGCGACTGAATGACTTATACATAAAACTGCAAGAACCGATCGCTCAGCCAGTTGAAAGCAAAGGTTTTTTCTCTAAATTCAAAAGCCAACCTAAACCAGCTATGAATGCGCCTAAAGGGCTTTATCTATGGGGTGGCGTTGGTCAGGGCAAAACCTATCTGATGGACATCTTTTACGATGCCTTGCCCTTTAAAGAAAAGCAGCGAACTCATTTTCATCGGTTCATGCAAAAGGTACATCATCAATTGGCTGAGATAACAAATGTAGAGGATCCACTACAGATTGTTGCGGATAAAATTGCTCGTGAATGCCGTGTGCTCTGCTTTGATGAGTTTTTTGTGTCAGATATTACAGATGCCATGCTTCTAGGGCGCTTATTTGAAGCCTTGTTTAAACGCGGAATATGCCTTGTTGCCACATCCAACATTGAGCCAGATGGCCTCTACAAAGGCGGTTTGCAGCGCGCTCGGTTTTTACCCGCTATCGCCGCGTTGAAAGCACATTGTGACGTGTTAAAGCTGGATAGTGGAACGGATTATCGACTACGTGAATTAGAGCAAGCTGAAATTTACCATTGGCCGCTCGATAAGCAAGCCGATAAGGTTTTAACCGAGCTGTTTGACCATTTGTCTGCAAATGATGTGGAACCCGAATCAAGCCTTGAGATAGAAGGGCGCAACGTTCAAGTTAAACATTGTGCTGAAGGTGTGGTTTGGTTTGATTACAAAGCGATTTGTGATATCCCCCGAGGTTCTGCCGATTACATAGAAATTTCGCGATGCTTTCATACAGTACTTGTGTCCAACGTTGTGGTGATGAATGACATGAGCAATGATTTGGCGAGTCGTTTCGTGAATCTAGTGGATGAGATGTATGATCATAATGTTAAGTTAGTTATGTCGGCTGAGGTATCGGCAGAAAAGCTATATCAAGGCAAAAAACTTGCATTTCAGTTTGAGCGTACGGTGAGTCGCTTGCTAGAAATGCAGTCTCATGACTATTTAGAAAGACCTCATTTACCGTAA
- a CDS encoding septation protein A: MKLLADFFPILLFFIAYKLQGIYVATVVAMAASGIQVATYWLKNKRFESTHLMTFFIILIFGGATLYLQDEMFIKWKPTVINWLFAFACLITHFIGKTPLIKRMMSGGLTLPDNIWTKLNGIWALFFIVQGLLNLYVLYNFDTDTWVDFKLFGMLGLTIIFIVAQGFYLMRHIEDPVNITDDNN, translated from the coding sequence ATGAAACTCCTAGCTGATTTTTTCCCTATTCTATTGTTTTTTATTGCTTACAAATTGCAAGGTATTTACGTAGCTACCGTTGTTGCTATGGCCGCGTCGGGCATACAAGTCGCTACTTATTGGCTCAAAAACAAACGCTTTGAATCGACCCATTTGATGACCTTCTTTATCATCCTTATTTTCGGCGGCGCTACACTTTACCTTCAAGATGAAATGTTCATAAAGTGGAAACCCACCGTTATAAATTGGCTTTTTGCGTTTGCATGCCTAATAACGCACTTTATTGGAAAAACCCCTCTAATTAAACGTATGATGAGTGGCGGGTTAACACTGCCTGATAATATTTGGACAAAACTAAATGGTATTTGGGCTCTTTTCTTTATTGTACAAGGGCTTTTAAACCTTTATGTTCTATACAATTTTGACACGGATACTTGGGTTGATTTCAAACTATTTGGAATGCTTGGATTGACGATTATTTTCATTGTCGCTCAAGGCTTTTATTTAATGAGGCACATCGAAGACC